One region of Oryza sativa Japonica Group chromosome 5, ASM3414082v1 genomic DNA includes:
- the LOC4339266 gene encoding jacalin-related lectin 3 isoform X1, producing MSKCPPVHKGNHAKSVRHGRSGKGEYQWSLEPFMRLPACDSGWFPGVVCSGHPINWQSIKSSDGKSPIVVGPWGGTGGYPWDDGVYSTVRQVIITHGAAIDSIRIEYDLKGSSVWSETHGSTDGGSETDKVKLDFPDEILVSVSGYYGSVCGTPVIIRSLTFQSNRSIYGPFGTEDGTPFSLPVSSGKIIGFHGRSGSYLNSIGFYLKQVNVSDRSNSPVLPQSRSITSAYNKNGYSFPEGASGYDMVLAVRDRGDSYAVYTSNYPNQQYTNPSPDYNDGIRWNKVPQTSPSLQMVSFPSGYGDRGGAALSSHETYGPWGGSGGTMFDDGMYTGVWQINLTRAVGITSIKVLYDRNGQAVWGNKHGFSGAVSPDKIVFDFPSEVLTHITGYYGTTMIMGPTVVRSLTFHTNKRRYGPYGDECGTYFSTSFSDGRIVGFHGREGWYIDGIGVHVQEGNLAAPRVSSRSTIEMNPSLRYDMLAQSRSETYNEVPYSMVKEPVPMGPGPWGGEGGRPWDDGVYTGVKQVYVMRGTFIGSIQIEYDRGDQSVWSARHGTSGHITHRIKLDYPHEVLTCVYGYYNTNREEGPRVLRSITFISNRGKYGPFGEEFGAYFSSAKTEGKVVGFHGRSGQHLDAIGVHMQHWMGDRRPAPKYVLSKYLF from the exons ATGTCCAAATGTCCTCCAGTTCATAAAG GGAATCATGCAAAGTCAGTCAGGCATGGGAGGTCCGGAAAAGGAGAATATCAGTG GTCTCTTGAACCGTTTATGCGGCTGCCAGCTTGCGATAGTGGCTGGTTTCCGGGCGTCGTTTGTTCTGGTCATCCTATAAATTGGCAG AGTATCAAAAGCAGCGACGGGAAGAGCCCCATAGTGGTTGGCCCTTGGGGTGGCACAGGAGGATACCCTTGGGATGATGGTGTATACTCAACGGTACGCCAGGTCATCATCACCCATGGTGCAGCTATTGACTCCATAAGGATTGAATATGATCTGAAAGGAAGTTCAGTCTGGTCAGAGACACATGGGAGCACCGATGGAGGTTCTGAAACAGATAAG GTGAAGCTAGATTTCCCTGACGAAATCCTTGTGTCTGTAAGTGGCTATTACGGGTCAGTCTGTGGAACTCCAGTTATCATAAGATCATTGACATTTCAAAGCAATCGTTCCATATACGGGCCTTTCGGTACTGAAGATGGGACACCTTTCTCACTCCCAGTAAGCAGTGGTAAAATTATTGGTTTTCATGGAAGGTCAGGGTCGTATCTCAACTCAATAGGCTTTTATCTGAAGCAAGTGAATGTTTCAGATCGATCAAATTCTCCAGTCTTGCCTCAGAGTAGAAGTATTACAAGTGCATATAACAAAAATGGTTATAGCTTTCCTGAGGGTGCTTCAGGATATGACATGGTCCTTGCAGTGAGAGATAGGGGTGACAGCTATGCTGTTTATACTAGCAATTACCCTAATCAGCAGTATACAAATCCATCCCCAGATTACAATGATGGAATCCGCTGGAATAAGGTGCCACAAACTAGTCCATCACTGCAGATGGTATCTTTTCCTAGTGGTTACGGAGATAGAGGAGGTGCAGCTCTGAGTAGCCACGAGACCTATGGTCCTTGGGGTGGAAGTGGTGGCACCATGTTTGATGATGGCATGTACACCGGTGTGTGGCAGATCAATTTGACTCGTGCAGTGGGAATTACTTCTATAAAGGTACTTTATGATCGAAATGGCCAAGCAGTGTGGGGAAACAAGCATGGATTCAGTGGAGCTGTTTCACCAGACAAG ATAGTATTTGATTTTCCCTCGGAGGTCTTGACTCATATAACCGGCTACTATGGCACGACAATGATCATGGGTCCAACAGTGGTCAGATCACTCACATTCCACACAAACAAGCGGAGATACGGACCATATGGGGATGAGTGTGGCACGTATTTCTCCACCAGTTTTTCTGATGGGAGGATAGTAGGATTCCATGGTAGGGAGGGATGGTACATTGATGGCATCGGGGTCCATGTTCAGGAAGGTAACTTGGCTGCACCGCGAGTTAGTAGTAGATCAACGATTGAGATGAACCCCTCTTTGCGCTACGACATGCTTGCACAATCAAGGAGTGAAACATACAATGAG GTTCCTTATAGCATGGTGAAAGAACCAGTTCCAATGGGGCCAGGGCCATGGGGTGGCGAAGGAGGCCGGCCATGGGATGATGGTGTCTACACTGGTGTGAAGCAAGTCTATGTGATGAGAGGCACCTTTATCGGCTCGATACAGATCGAGTACGACAGGGGTGACCAATCCGTCTGGTCTGCAAGGCATGGAACCAGTGGCCACATAACCCATAGG ATTAAACTGGACTACCCACACGAGGTCCTGACATGCGTATACGGCTACTACAACACCAACAGGGAGGAAGGGCCCAGGGTTCTGAGGTCGATCACCTTCATCAGCAACCGAGGGAAGTACGGGCCATTCGGAGAGGAGTTCGGGGCATACTTCTCGTCGGCGAAGACGGAAGGGAAGGTTGTGGGCTTCCATGGCCGGAGCGGGCAACACCTGGACGCCATTGGGGTGCATATGCAGCACTGGATGGGAGACAGGAGGCCTGCTCCCAAGTACGTGCTATCAAAGTACCTCTTCTGA
- the LOC4339266 gene encoding jacalin-related lectin 3 isoform X2: MSIKSSDGKSPIVVGPWGGTGGYPWDDGVYSTVRQVIITHGAAIDSIRIEYDLKGSSVWSETHGSTDGGSETDKVKLDFPDEILVSVSGYYGSVCGTPVIIRSLTFQSNRSIYGPFGTEDGTPFSLPVSSGKIIGFHGRSGSYLNSIGFYLKQVNVSDRSNSPVLPQSRSITSAYNKNGYSFPEGASGYDMVLAVRDRGDSYAVYTSNYPNQQYTNPSPDYNDGIRWNKVPQTSPSLQMVSFPSGYGDRGGAALSSHETYGPWGGSGGTMFDDGMYTGVWQINLTRAVGITSIKVLYDRNGQAVWGNKHGFSGAVSPDKIVFDFPSEVLTHITGYYGTTMIMGPTVVRSLTFHTNKRRYGPYGDECGTYFSTSFSDGRIVGFHGREGWYIDGIGVHVQEGNLAAPRVSSRSTIEMNPSLRYDMLAQSRSETYNEVPYSMVKEPVPMGPGPWGGEGGRPWDDGVYTGVKQVYVMRGTFIGSIQIEYDRGDQSVWSARHGTSGHITHRIKLDYPHEVLTCVYGYYNTNREEGPRVLRSITFISNRGKYGPFGEEFGAYFSSAKTEGKVVGFHGRSGQHLDAIGVHMQHWMGDRRPAPKYVLSKYLF; the protein is encoded by the exons ATG AGTATCAAAAGCAGCGACGGGAAGAGCCCCATAGTGGTTGGCCCTTGGGGTGGCACAGGAGGATACCCTTGGGATGATGGTGTATACTCAACGGTACGCCAGGTCATCATCACCCATGGTGCAGCTATTGACTCCATAAGGATTGAATATGATCTGAAAGGAAGTTCAGTCTGGTCAGAGACACATGGGAGCACCGATGGAGGTTCTGAAACAGATAAG GTGAAGCTAGATTTCCCTGACGAAATCCTTGTGTCTGTAAGTGGCTATTACGGGTCAGTCTGTGGAACTCCAGTTATCATAAGATCATTGACATTTCAAAGCAATCGTTCCATATACGGGCCTTTCGGTACTGAAGATGGGACACCTTTCTCACTCCCAGTAAGCAGTGGTAAAATTATTGGTTTTCATGGAAGGTCAGGGTCGTATCTCAACTCAATAGGCTTTTATCTGAAGCAAGTGAATGTTTCAGATCGATCAAATTCTCCAGTCTTGCCTCAGAGTAGAAGTATTACAAGTGCATATAACAAAAATGGTTATAGCTTTCCTGAGGGTGCTTCAGGATATGACATGGTCCTTGCAGTGAGAGATAGGGGTGACAGCTATGCTGTTTATACTAGCAATTACCCTAATCAGCAGTATACAAATCCATCCCCAGATTACAATGATGGAATCCGCTGGAATAAGGTGCCACAAACTAGTCCATCACTGCAGATGGTATCTTTTCCTAGTGGTTACGGAGATAGAGGAGGTGCAGCTCTGAGTAGCCACGAGACCTATGGTCCTTGGGGTGGAAGTGGTGGCACCATGTTTGATGATGGCATGTACACCGGTGTGTGGCAGATCAATTTGACTCGTGCAGTGGGAATTACTTCTATAAAGGTACTTTATGATCGAAATGGCCAAGCAGTGTGGGGAAACAAGCATGGATTCAGTGGAGCTGTTTCACCAGACAAG ATAGTATTTGATTTTCCCTCGGAGGTCTTGACTCATATAACCGGCTACTATGGCACGACAATGATCATGGGTCCAACAGTGGTCAGATCACTCACATTCCACACAAACAAGCGGAGATACGGACCATATGGGGATGAGTGTGGCACGTATTTCTCCACCAGTTTTTCTGATGGGAGGATAGTAGGATTCCATGGTAGGGAGGGATGGTACATTGATGGCATCGGGGTCCATGTTCAGGAAGGTAACTTGGCTGCACCGCGAGTTAGTAGTAGATCAACGATTGAGATGAACCCCTCTTTGCGCTACGACATGCTTGCACAATCAAGGAGTGAAACATACAATGAG GTTCCTTATAGCATGGTGAAAGAACCAGTTCCAATGGGGCCAGGGCCATGGGGTGGCGAAGGAGGCCGGCCATGGGATGATGGTGTCTACACTGGTGTGAAGCAAGTCTATGTGATGAGAGGCACCTTTATCGGCTCGATACAGATCGAGTACGACAGGGGTGACCAATCCGTCTGGTCTGCAAGGCATGGAACCAGTGGCCACATAACCCATAGG ATTAAACTGGACTACCCACACGAGGTCCTGACATGCGTATACGGCTACTACAACACCAACAGGGAGGAAGGGCCCAGGGTTCTGAGGTCGATCACCTTCATCAGCAACCGAGGGAAGTACGGGCCATTCGGAGAGGAGTTCGGGGCATACTTCTCGTCGGCGAAGACGGAAGGGAAGGTTGTGGGCTTCCATGGCCGGAGCGGGCAACACCTGGACGCCATTGGGGTGCATATGCAGCACTGGATGGGAGACAGGAGGCCTGCTCCCAAGTACGTGCTATCAAAGTACCTCTTCTGA
- the LOC4339267 gene encoding thioredoxin H-type, producing the protein MAAASAAAQAEGTVIAIHSLDEWTIQIEEANSAKKLVVIDFTASWCGPCRIIAPVFADLAKKHTNAVFLKVDVDELKPIAEQFSVEAMPTFLFMKEGDVKDRVVGAMKDELASKLELHMAM; encoded by the exons atggcggcggcctcagcggcggcgcaggcggaggGAACGGTGATCGCGATCCACAGCCTCGACGAGTGGACCATCCAGATCGAGGAGGCCAACAGCGCCAAGAAGCTG GTTGTGATTGACTTCACTGCATCATGGTGCGGACCATGCCGCATCATTGCTCCAGTTTTTGCCGATCTAGCAAAGAAGCACACAAATGCTGTTTTTCTGAAGGTTGACGTCGATGAACTGAAG CCTATTGCTGAGCAATTCAGTGTTGAGGCTATGCCAACATTCCTGTTTATGAAGGAGGGAGATGTTAAAGACAGGGTTGTCGGTGCTATGAAGGATGAACTGGCGAGCAAGCTTGAGCTACATATGGCCATGTAG
- the LOC107278635 gene encoding uncharacterized protein, which produces MAPARGFVERLSTVEGRLLRLEVVVLASAVVLAALVLYGATRRRSSDKLLRGVMWMAYSLSYVVVSYAVGLIQDGPFRGETFVLWAAALLLIQASAYAAPVHSRREFSQRKKLLLQHVLQTALVLWLIANATGRNASYRAAIWAFWCLNVLKTVAKIVEMIKASIPDQSVKLIADYMDVEESLAGVGDGEPPDPTTMKGYRYIFHGEDTMVPATRDDMVRQSDGKSVVTIDRVYRWIDDEPGYSGVEKDMARDFCLAFALFKLLKRRFYGFVPAEAGSPRARDLVCGGLIRPAVTGPDAAFRVVEAELAFLYDEFYTRNVVLVGARTYVCIAAAVAGITMWTAFFGTLGPGYHRLRIGVRGLDRSVTVLIVVITAGLELCQAVAGFSSNWRYVKTVYRCVRDDQPWTNRRHGHLWWKESITPPATRYWDDKVGQYVLLKRFGHRPWNILSWLTLYLVEPRRQGQKRGRRKRLPQEVRRAVLVSLKASYGHLTNGVSTLRRHGLTPQLEWACAFPKLTDQILVWHVVTTRLDWTSGGGHGRSRRRDNGGDVNRVVATKLSNYCAYLVAFVPEMLPDPSYNAEQMFDTAVQQARDHLGGCRTESAVLQRLQEIEDEERRGAVRERAGSATVIEKAALLGGQLRAAVDEARRWQVLAEFWAEFILFLAPSDNVDIHAEVLGAGGEFMTQLWALLSHAGVLERPAVAATPSPPTV; this is translated from the coding sequence ATGGCGCCGGCGCGCGGGTTCGTGGAGAGGCTGAGCACGGTGGAAGGGCGGCTGCTGCGGCTGGAGGTGGTCGTCCTCGCCAGCGCCGTCGTCCTGGCGGCGCTGGTGCTGTAcggcgccacccgccgccggagcagcgACAAGCTCCTCCGCGGCGTGATGTGGATGGCCTACTCGCTGTCCTACGTGGTGGTGTCCTACGCCGTGGGGCTGATCCAGGACGGGCCGTTCCGCGGCGAGACGTTCGTGctgtgggcggcggcgctgctgctgaTCCAGGCGAGCGCGTACGCGGCGCCGGTGCACAGCCGCCGCGAGTTCAGCCAGCGGAagaagctgctgctgcagcacgTCCTCCAGACCGCGCTCGTGCTCTGGCTCATCGCCAACGCCACCGGCCGGAACGCCAGCTACCGGGCCGCGATCTGGGCGTTCTGGTGCCTCAACGTCCTCAAGACGGTGGCCAAGATCGTCGAGATGATCAAGGCCAGCATCCCCGACCAGTCCGTCAAGCTGATCGCCGACTACATGGACGTCGAGGAGTCGCTCGCCggtgtcggcgacggcgagccgccGGACCCGACGACGATGAAGGGCTACAGGTACATCTTCCACGGCGAGGACACCATGGTGCCGGCGACCCGCGACGACATGGTGAGGCAGAGCGACGGCAAGTCGGTGGTCACCATCGACCGCGTGTACCGGTGGATCGACGACGAGCCCGGGTACAGCGGCGTGGAGAAGGACATGGCGAGGGACTTCTGCCTCGCGTTCGCGCTGTTCAAGCTGCTGAAGCGGCGGTTCTACGGCTTCGTCCCGGCGGAGGCCGGCTCGCCGAGGGCGCGGGACCTCGTCTGCGGCGGCCTCATCCGGCCGGCCGTCACGGGGCCCGACGCCGCGTTCcgcgtcgtcgaggcggagctcGCGTTCCTCTACGACGAGTTCTACACCCGCAACGTCGTGCTCGTCGGCGCCAGGACCTACGtctgcatcgccgccgccgtggccgggaTCACCATGTGGACGGCGTTCTTCGGCACGCTCGGCCCGGGCTACCACCGCCTCCGCATCGGCGTGCGCGGCCTCGACCGCTCCGTCACGGTGCTGATCGTCGTGATCACCGCCGGCCTCGAGCTCTGCCAGGCGGTGGCCGGCTTCTCCAGCAACTGGAGGTACGTCAAGACGGTGTACCGCTGCGTGCGCGACGACCAGCCGTGGACGAACAGGCGGCACGGCCACCTCTGGTGGAAGGAGAGCatcacgccgccggcgacgaggtactGGGACGACAAGGTCGGCCAGTACGTGCTCCTCAAGCGGTTCGGCCACCGGCCATGGAACATCCTGTCGTGGCTGACGCTCTACCTGGTGGAGCCGCGGCGGCAGGGGCAGAAGCGCGGCCGGAGGAAGCGCCTGCCGCAGGAGGTCCGGCGAGCGGTGCTCGTGTCGCTCAAGGCGAGCTACGGCCACCTCACCAATGGCGTCTCCACGCTGCGGAGGCACGGCCTGACGCCGCAGCTGGAGTGGGCGTGCGCGTTCCCCAAGCTCACCGACCAGATCCTGGTGTGGCACGTCGTCACCACCCGCTTAGActggacgagcggcggcggccatggccggagccgccgccgcgacaacggcggcgacgtgAACAGGGTCGTGGCGACGAAGCTGTCGAACTACTGCGCCTACCTGGTCGCGTTCGTGCCGGAGATGCTGCCGGACCCGAGCTACAACGCGGAGCAGATGTTCGACACGGCGGTGCAGCAGGCGAGGGACCACCTGGGCGGCTGCAGGACGGAGAGCGCCGTGCTCCAGAGGCTGCAGGAGATCGAGGAcgaggagcggcgcggcgccgtGCGCGAGAGGGCGGGCAGCGCCACCGTCATCGAGAAGGCGGCGCTGCTCGGCGGGCAGCTGAGGGCGGCCGTGGACGaggcgcggcggtggcaggtGCTGGCCGAGTTCTGGGCGGAGTTCATCCTGTTCCTCGCGCCGTCGGACAACGTGGACATCCACGCCGAGgtgctcggcgccggcggcgagttcATGACGCAGCTGTGGGCGCTGCTCTCCCACGCCGGCGTCCTGGAAcggccggccgtcgccgcgacgccgtcgccaccgACGGTGTGA
- the LOC136356689 gene encoding uncharacterized protein, which translates to MNRLYTKQKELERNWPCGICPKIKRKVEKNTEMANTCYALPAGMGAFQVSDRGSQYIVELNIKRCDCRRWQLTGIPCNHAISCLRHERIKPEDVVSFCYSTRCYEQAYSYNIMPLRDSIHWEKMQGIEVKPPVYEKKVGRPKKTRRKQPQELEDGTKISKHGVEMHCSYCKNGGHNKTSCKQRKADLKLQKQPMQQMATSSIVDSEELVITREPVITQEMHLLSIPQQNSNYLSSSVVEAFIKEVTILH; encoded by the exons ATGAACAGGTTGTACACCAAGCAAAAAGAACTAGAAAGGAATTGGCCATGTGGCATCTGCCCAAAAATAAAACGGAAGGTCGAGAAAAATACAGAGATGGCTAATACATGCTATGCTTTGCCTGCTGGGATGGGAGCATTTCAGGTTAGCGACAGAGGATCTCAATACATTGTTGAACTTAATATAAAGAGATGTGATTGTAGGAGGTGGCAGCTCACTGGGATTCCTTGTAACCATGCCATTTCCTGTCTAAGACATGAAAGGATCAAGCCGGAGGATGTAGTGTCATTTTGCTACTCAACCAGGTGCTATGAACAAGCTTATAGCTACAACATAATGCCACTAAGAGATAGTATCCACTGGGAGAAGATGCAGGGTATAGAGGTGAAGCCACCAGTATATGAGAAGAAAGTGGGGAGGCCAAAGAAAACTAGGAGAAAACAGCCCCAAGAACTAGAGGATGGGACTAAAATTTCAAAGCATGGAGTAGAGATGCATTGTAGCTACTGCAAAAATGGTGGTCACAACAAAACTAGTTGTAAACAGAGGAAGGCTGACTTAAAACTTCAGAAGCAACCTATGCAGCAAATGGCGACTTCATCAATTGTTGATTCAGAAGAGCTTGTCATCACTCGG GAACCTGTCATCACTCAG GAAATGCACCTGCTCAGCATACCCCAGCAAAATTCTAACTATCTGAGTTCATCTGTGGTGGAAGCTTTTATTAAGGAGGTGACAATCCTTCATTAA
- the LOC4339268 gene encoding TNF receptor-associated factor homolog 1a — protein MACAAATDDSAASTAGMRDEDRSLSGESLSEWRSCEQVESESPSTSPPFWDTDGDDDDPGPKPSDLFGRYTWRIENFSKEKKREMKSEPFEAGGYKWYILVYPQGCDVSNHLSLFLCVANHDKLLPGWSHFAQFTIAVGNIDPKKVKYSDTLHKFWKKEHDWGWKKFMELSKIQDGFLVDDVLEIIAQVQVIREKVDKPFRCLDRPYRRELLRVYTTNIESIYRRFVEERRNKLSKLIEDKMRWSSFCAFWSAIDPSTRHRMSREKTDVILKVLVKHFFVEKEVTSTLVMDSLYTGLKVLEYQSKGKKGRTIADLDELPAPMIHVDMDMFVLASDVIDLLERAALEPLPCQPVSPKDDKCSQSRMKDGASGEVNKISMEREERRLTELGRKILETFVLSHIFSGIEVAYQEAVALKRQEELIREEEEEAWLLGNEMKGKRGGGANEKDKRAKKKQAKQKKNNRKIKDKERDEKFEAKILERLHDETAIDDSDGLSSKQAEEVTTKVENLEEGASDRQGDLDSSEIAHRPDSGDKYPRQMNGLSDVTGNAQKVKKASSMEANSPVFLADSVAASGTHSRGNNLSDSKNRMTPNRGKNQRNKGISIISFSEEGEGIPSSSTGGSARCSSSCGTSAKLDQDTVLLTLKDKLRKLGQRLHEKNMEGRKLLQAHFEAMEAKTSGSSPSSSPLDETPDVVKSPEQSAEGTTDAKANGTPNKDEPVTNCVAEESVSVMPGTKSTEALSGMALAKTKVEPVSNKDHVPKPTLQANRASANCSKSTPVDMEKDVPLPSRSPQINKPAPVPPKSPQVGNATPVPPKSPPIEKACPVPPKSPPSAKDTSLPSVRSLQIDKPVPVPPRLPQVDKAASLSSELPQTSTTSNSEAQEETAAIRVASPSVSEVTVTASRPSSAPVFPAPRSTVPATQVQVSTLLSRSMSEATRRSGNDPSPSAPAYIPQTYRNAIIGKHGRGTTSGTTAYQSTSLGQGTALSQPLSTYAPTMSVTMPPAGRNDQFSGRHGLESGLGKPEARDSWQPWNANRHVDKHLWRDDSTYQQTTNGHAYPQPWKDVNFLQARGTETEIPSRFGGPQLPRQFQAETHADYLLQQPQGPVAEEFPHLDIINDLLEEEQSNGSMPESIGHDYHTFGLPLPFLLRGNLADQEMASASSPGRFNLTEPYYDEGYSRAYDMSAFQGTRERQFPSLDAYSNGLSDMSPSKPWLNGSPNPSMNHAVGTNGYPQQIPDYTNLASELNGASLYHRRYANGRW, from the exons ATGGCTTGTGCTGCAGCAACTGATGATTCTGCTGCGAGCACGGCTGGGATGAGGGACGAGGATCGTAGCCTGTCTGGCGAGTCGTTGTCCGAGTGGCGGTCCTGCGAGCAGGTGGAGAGCGAGAGCCCTTCGACGTCCCCGCCCTTTTGGGACACTGACGGTGATGACGATGATCCTG GCCCCAAACCTTCAGATTTATTTGGGCGGTATACTTGGAGAATTGAAAATTTTTcaaaggagaagaagagagaaatgaaAAGCGAGCCATTTGAAGCTGGTGGTTACAAATG GTATATTCTTGTATACCCTCAAGGATGTGATGTTTCCAACCACCTATCACTTTTTCTCTGTGTTGCTAATCATGACAAACTTCTCCCAG GGTGGAGTCATTTTGCGCAGTTCACTATAGCTGTAGGCAATATAGATCCTAAGAAAGTAAAATACTCCG ATACTTTGCATAAGTTCTGGAAGAAGGAGCATGATTGGGGATGGAAAAAATTTATGGAGTTGTCGAAGATTCAGGATGGCTTTCTTGTTGATGATGTTCTTGAAATCATAGCTCAAGTTCAAGTTATCAG GGAGAAGGTGGACAAACCATTTCGTTGCCTCGATCGCCCTTATCGAAGAGAATTGCTCCGTGTTTATACGACAAACATCGAGTCAATATACcgccgttttgttgaggaacgAAGAAATAAACTTAGCAAGCTGATTGAGGACAAAATGAGATGGTCCAG TTTTTGTGCTTTCTGGTCAGCAATTGACCCAAGTACTAGGCATCGGATGTCTAGAGAGAAGACTGATGTCATATTAAAAGTATTAGTGAAGCATTTTTTTGTGGAGAAAGAGGTTACTTCAACATTAGTGATGGATTCTCTGTATACGGGCCTGAAGGTGCTTGAATACCAGAGCAAGGGCAAGAAAGGGAGAACGATAGCTGATTTGGATGAACTGCCTGCACCCATGATCCATGTTGACATGGACATGTTTGTTTTGGCCAGTGATGTTATAGATTTGCTTGAGAGAGCAGCCTTAGAACCACTGCCTTGTCAACCTGTGTCTCCAAAGGATGACAAATGTTCCCAGAGTCGCATGAAG GATGGTGCTTCTGGTGAGGTTAACAAAATTTCCATGGAGCGCGAGGAAAGACGCCTAACTGAGCTTGGTCGGAAGATACTTGAAACATTTGTGCTATCTCATATATTCAG TGGAATTGAAGTTGCGTACCAAGAAGCTGTTGCTTTGAAGAGACAAGAAGAGTTAattcgagaggaggaggaagaggcatGGCTTCTTGGAAATGAGATGAAGGGGAAGCGTGGGGGTGGTGCTAATGAAAAAGATAAGCGTGCAAAGAAGAAACAG GCCAAACAAAAGAAGAACAATCGTAAGATTAAAGACAAGGAAAGAGACGAAAAATTTGAAGCAAAGATTCTGGAAAGACTTCATGATGAAACTGCGATTGATGATAGTGATGGCTTATCATCAAAGCAGGCCGAAGAAGTGACAACAAAGGTTGAAAACTTGGAAGAAGGTGCTTCAGATAGGCAAGGTGATCTAGATAGTTCAGAAATTGCTCACCGACCAGACTCAGGTGACAAGTATCCTAGACAAATGAATGGACTGAGTGATGTTACTGGCAATGCACAAAAGGTAAAGAAGGCCTCCTCTATGGAGGCTAACTCACCAGTCTTTCTGGCTGATTCTGTTGCTGCAAGCGGCACTCATAGCAGAGGAAATAATTTGTCAGACAGTAAGAACCGCATGACACCAAATAG AGGGAAAAATCAGCGTAACAAGGGCATAAGCATTATCAGCTTTTCTGAGGAAGGTGAGGGTATTCCCTCGAGTTCTACTGGTGGTTCGGCTCGTTGTAGTTCTAGTTGCGGCACATCTGCAAAGTTGGACCAAGATACCGTTCTACTCACCTTGAAGGATAAACTCCGTAAGCTGGGGCAACGTCTACATGAG AAAAATATGGAGGGGCGAAAACTTCTCCAAGCTCATTTTGAAGCCATGGAAGCAAAGACgagtggttcatctccctcatCCAGTCCTTTGGATGAAACACCTGATGTTGTGAAGAGCCCTGAGCAGTCTGCAGAAGGTACAACAGATGCAAAAGCTAATGGAACACCAAATAAGGATGAACCCGTGACAAATTGCGTGGCAGAGGAATCTGTTTCAGTCATGCCAGGCACAAAGAGTACTGAAGCTTTATCTGGCATGGCCCTTGCCAAGACAAAAGTTGAGCCAGTTTCAAATAAAGATCATGTTCCAAAACCAACATTGCAAGCCAATAGAGCATCTGCTAATTGCTCGAAATCAACTCCAGTTGATATGGAGAAAGATGTTCCTCTTCCTTCAAGATCGCCACAAATTAATAAACCTGCTCCAGTTCCTCCAAAATCTCCACAAGTTGGTAATGCTACTCCAGTTCCTCCAAAATCTCCACCAATTGAAAAAGCTTGTCCAGTTCCCCCCAAATCACCACCAAGTGCTAAAGATACATCCCTTCCTTCAGTGAGATCACTTCAAATTGATAAACCTGTCCCAGTCCCTCCAAGATTACCCCAAGTTGATAAAGCTGCTTCACTTTCTTCAGAATTGCCACAAACTTCTACCACTTCTAATTCTGAAGCTCAAGAAGAGACTGCTGCCATAAGGGTTGCATCTCCCTCAGTTTCTGAAGTTACTGTCACAGCATCAAGACCTTCGAGTGCCCCTGTGTTCCCTGCCCCAAGATCAACTGTACCAGCTACACAAGTACAAGTTTCCACATTGCTTTCGCGCTCAATGAGTGAAGCAACTCGAAGATCAGGAAATGATCCTTCCCCTTCTGCACCAGCTTACATTCCACAAACCTACCGTAACGCTATCATCGGTAAGCATGGGCGGGGTACAACCTCAGGAACTACTGCATATCAGTCAACCTCTCTGGGCCAAGGTACTGCCCTTTCACAGCCATTGTCGACATATGCACCAACTATGTCAGTGACGATGCCTCCTGCTGGAAGGAATGATCAGTTTTCTGGTAGGCATGGATTGGAGTCTGGGTTGGGAAAGCCAGAAGCACGTGATAGCTGGCAACCATGGAATGCTAACAGGCATGTTGACAAACATCTCTGGAGGGATGACTCGACATACCAACAAACAACCAACGGTCATGCATATCCGCAACCTTGGAAGGATGTTAATTTTCTTCAAGCAAGGGGCACAGAAACAGAAATACCCAGCAGGTTTGGAGGACCGCAACTACCTAGGCAGTTCCAAGCTGAGACTCATGCGGATTATCTCTTGCAACAACCACAGGGGCCAGTGGCAGAAGAATTTCCGCACCTTGACATCATAAACGATTTGCTTGAGGAGGAACAGAGCAATGGCAGTATGCCAGAGTCCATTGGTCATGATTACCATACATTTGGTCTGCCGTTGCCGTTTTTGTTAAGAGGCAATTTGGCAGATCAGGAAATGGCTTCTGCTAGCAGTCCTGGGCGGTTTAATTTGACTGAGCCATATTACGACGAGGGATACTCAAGGGCCTATGACATGAGTGCTTTCCAGGGGACAAGGGAAAGACAATTTCCCTCCTTGGATGCCTATTCTAATGGCCTGTCTGACATGAGTCCATCAAAGCCTTGGCTGAATGGCTCTCCTAATCCATCGATGAACCATGCAGTTGGTACAAATGGATACCCCCAGCAAATACCGGACTACACCAATTTGGCTAGTGAGTTGAATGGAGCCTCTCTATACCATCGCCGCTACGCCAACGGTCGCTGGTAA